A single region of the Erythrobacter sp. genome encodes:
- a CDS encoding metallophosphoesterase has protein sequence MIRLALPLVLALAGAPLAAHPHHAPTAGQAQPEETPPEQEPSRVNPRIEAEIPDEARGAESAALPWTSLEALDAEARFHFVVVSDRTGGHRPGVWQDAMDKIDLVQPAFVVSVGDLIEGYTEDRRQLKREWDEIDRMIGTLDSPFFYVPGNHDYSNEVMAEVWAERLGASWYSFTYKGALFVVLNSALFDREGLEGYGERGGDWAAEQAKQLAWLEKTLDANEDARWTFLFMHRPFWLETFVRPEEGEDVPATGPWPKHTRSPSEWGKVEAMLGRRPYTFLSGHEHVYNYEETPGVPHQHRITLASTGGVSASRGVEYGEFDHFLWITMTNDGPVIANLLLDGVLPADLQPEYRRPWWAPRDPSDPQAGDGSGAE, from the coding sequence ATGATCCGCCTCGCGCTTCCCCTCGTCCTTGCACTCGCCGGCGCGCCGCTGGCGGCGCATCCGCACCACGCCCCGACTGCCGGCCAGGCACAGCCGGAGGAAACCCCGCCGGAACAGGAGCCCTCGCGCGTCAACCCGCGGATCGAGGCCGAGATTCCCGACGAGGCTCGCGGCGCGGAGAGCGCGGCGCTGCCGTGGACCAGCCTCGAGGCGCTCGACGCCGAGGCGCGCTTCCATTTCGTCGTCGTTTCCGACCGCACCGGCGGCCACCGCCCCGGCGTGTGGCAGGACGCGATGGACAAGATCGACCTCGTCCAGCCCGCCTTCGTCGTCAGCGTCGGCGATCTTATCGAGGGCTACACCGAGGACCGCCGCCAGCTGAAACGCGAATGGGACGAGATCGACCGCATGATCGGCACGCTCGATTCGCCGTTCTTCTACGTGCCGGGCAACCACGACTATTCAAACGAGGTCATGGCCGAGGTCTGGGCCGAACGGCTCGGCGCATCGTGGTACAGCTTCACCTATAAGGGCGCGCTTTTCGTCGTGCTCAATTCCGCGCTGTTCGACCGCGAGGGGCTCGAAGGCTACGGCGAGCGCGGCGGGGACTGGGCCGCGGAACAGGCGAAGCAGCTCGCCTGGCTTGAGAAGACGCTGGATGCGAACGAGGACGCGCGCTGGACCTTCCTGTTCATGCACCGCCCGTTCTGGCTGGAGACCTTCGTGCGGCCCGAAGAGGGCGAGGATGTTCCCGCGACGGGGCCCTGGCCGAAACACACGCGCAGCCCGAGCGAATGGGGCAAGGTCGAAGCGATGCTCGGCCGCCGTCCCTACACTTTCCTGTCGGGGCACGAGCACGTCTACAACTACGAGGAAACGCCCGGCGTGCCGCACCAGCATCGCATCACGCTCGCCTCGACCGGCGGGGTCTCGGCCTCGCGCGGGGTCGAATACGGCGAATTCGACCACTTCCTGTGGATCACCATGACCAACGACGGACCGGTGATCGCCAACCTGCTTCTCGACGGCGTGTTGCCCGCCGACCTCCAGCCGGAATACCGCCGCCCGTGGTGGGCCCCGCGCGATCCGTCCGATCCGCAGGCGGGTGACGGGTCCGGAGCCGAATAG
- the aroC gene encoding chorismate synthase → MSFNTFGRVLRFSTWGESHGPALGAVVDGCPPGLSLREKDIQPYLDARRPGQSRFTTQRREADQVRILSGVFEEKTTGTPISLMIENTDQRSKDYSEIARSYRPGHADYAYDAKYGHRDYRGGGRSSARETAARVAAGAVARAIIPEVTIHAYVCELGGDAIEREAIDYDQITKNPFFCPDSWAAVRWEEKIEKARKDGSSLGAVVECVALGVPAGWGAPVYAKLDADIASAMMSINAVKGVEIGDGFEAARLTGVENADAMSPGPDGKPVFASNHAGGTAGGISTGQPVVCRVAFKPTSSILTPVPSINSDGEPVEVVTKGRHDPCVGIRGAPVVAAMMALVLADHKMLHRAQVA, encoded by the coding sequence ATGAGCTTCAACACTTTCGGGCGCGTGCTGCGCTTTTCGACATGGGGGGAAAGCCACGGGCCGGCGCTGGGCGCGGTGGTGGACGGCTGCCCACCGGGCCTGAGCTTGCGCGAGAAGGACATCCAGCCCTATCTCGACGCGCGCCGTCCGGGGCAGAGCCGCTTCACCACCCAGCGGCGCGAGGCCGACCAGGTCCGCATCCTGTCGGGGGTGTTCGAGGAAAAGACCACCGGCACGCCGATCTCGCTGATGATCGAGAACACCGACCAGCGATCCAAGGACTATTCCGAGATCGCACGCAGCTATCGTCCGGGCCATGCCGACTATGCCTATGACGCGAAATACGGCCACCGCGACTATCGCGGCGGCGGGCGCTCGTCGGCGCGCGAGACGGCGGCGCGGGTCGCGGCCGGAGCGGTCGCGCGGGCGATCATCCCCGAGGTGACGATCCACGCCTATGTCTGCGAACTGGGCGGCGATGCGATCGAGCGCGAGGCGATCGATTACGACCAGATCACGAAAAATCCCTTCTTCTGCCCGGACAGCTGGGCCGCGGTCCGCTGGGAGGAGAAAATCGAGAAGGCGCGGAAGGACGGCTCATCGCTCGGCGCGGTGGTCGAATGCGTCGCTCTCGGCGTCCCGGCGGGCTGGGGCGCGCCGGTCTATGCCAAGCTCGACGCAGACATTGCGAGCGCCATGATGAGCATCAACGCGGTCAAGGGGGTGGAGATTGGCGACGGCTTCGAAGCGGCGCGGCTGACCGGGGTCGAGAACGCCGACGCGATGAGCCCCGGCCCCGACGGCAAGCCGGTCTTCGCAAGCAACCACGCGGGCGGCACGGCGGGGGGCATTTCGACCGGGCAACCGGTGGTGTGCCGGGTGGCGTTCAAGCCGACCTCCTCGATCCTCACGCCCGTGCCCTCGATCAATTCGGACGGCGAGCCGGTCGAGGTCGTCACCAAGGGCCGCCACGACCCCTGCGTGGGCATCCGCGGCGCGCCGGTGGTGGCGGCGATGATGGCGCTGGTGCTGGCGGACCACAAGATGCTGCACCGCGCTCAAGTAGCGTAA
- the ruvA gene encoding Holliday junction branch migration protein RuvA — protein sequence MIAKLKGRLDETGEDWAIVDVGGVGYLVHCSARTLSVLGEVGEACTVHTDLQVSENDIRLLGFAEASERDWFRLLTGVQGVGSKVGLAILSALSTGELRDACAAGDAASVARANGVGPKLAGRIVNELKEKAGALPGGSVAGAGAAKVAPAGSASADAVSALENLGFKPAVAAQAVARAQAELGEDASESELIRVALKRAAG from the coding sequence ATGATTGCAAAGCTTAAGGGCCGCCTCGACGAAACCGGCGAGGACTGGGCGATCGTCGACGTCGGCGGCGTCGGCTATCTCGTCCATTGCTCGGCCCGCACGCTCTCCGTCCTGGGCGAGGTGGGCGAGGCGTGCACGGTCCACACCGACCTGCAGGTGAGCGAGAACGACATACGCCTGCTCGGTTTCGCCGAGGCGAGCGAGCGCGACTGGTTTCGCCTGCTCACCGGCGTTCAGGGGGTGGGCAGCAAGGTCGGCCTCGCGATCCTTTCGGCTCTGTCGACCGGCGAGTTGCGCGATGCCTGCGCGGCAGGCGACGCGGCGAGCGTGGCGCGCGCGAACGGGGTGGGGCCCAAGCTCGCCGGGCGGATCGTCAACGAGCTGAAGGAAAAAGCGGGCGCGCTTCCGGGCGGTTCGGTGGCTGGTGCAGGAGCGGCGAAGGTCGCCCCGGCGGGCTCGGCGAGCGCGGATGCGGTGAGCGCGCTCGAAAATCTCGGCTTCAAGCCCGCCGTCGCCGCGCAGGCCGTCGCCCGCGCGCAGGCCGAACTGGGCGAGGATGCGAGCGAGAGCGAGCTCATACGCGTGGCGCTGAAACGGGCGGCGGGGTGA
- a CDS encoding GFA family protein, giving the protein MTCAGTPSRVSVCHCLACQKRTGSAFSVQARWPADKVTFAGESRVWARTADSGGTVLYHFCPECGSTVWYVTESADDSVAVPVGLFTDPAFPAPTRSVYEARRHEWVEIAGEVEHHD; this is encoded by the coding sequence GTGACCTGCGCGGGCACGCCCTCGCGCGTATCGGTCTGCCACTGCCTCGCCTGCCAGAAACGCACCGGATCGGCCTTTTCGGTGCAGGCGCGCTGGCCCGCCGACAAGGTCACCTTCGCCGGAGAGAGCCGCGTATGGGCGCGAACCGCCGACAGCGGCGGGACCGTGCTCTATCATTTCTGCCCGGAATGCGGTTCGACCGTCTGGTATGTCACGGAATCGGCGGACGATAGCGTCGCGGTCCCGGTCGGCCTGTTCACGGACCCCGCCTTTCCCGCGCCCACCCGCTCGGTCTACGAAGCGCGGCGGCACGAATGGGTGGAGATCGCAGGCGAGGTCGAACATCATGACTGA
- a CDS encoding DsrE family protein, giving the protein MRIALIALLAVAAPAAAQDMSAFKTGPVLEEFGPHAPVPGVDQLPADAEFQVAFDVSEAAGESGPNRGFMAAARFLNMHVASGVPEENIRLVVVVHGKASLELLSADDNPSRALVEALLAEDVRFVLCGQSAVAYGIASEDLIPGVEMSLSAMTAHAVLQQRGYTVNPF; this is encoded by the coding sequence ATGAGGATTGCACTGATCGCCCTCCTGGCCGTGGCAGCCCCCGCCGCCGCGCAGGATATGAGCGCGTTCAAGACCGGGCCGGTGCTCGAGGAATTCGGTCCGCACGCTCCCGTCCCCGGTGTCGACCAATTGCCCGCCGATGCAGAGTTTCAGGTCGCCTTCGACGTCAGCGAGGCGGCCGGCGAAAGCGGGCCCAATCGCGGCTTCATGGCGGCGGCGCGCTTCCTCAACATGCATGTCGCAAGCGGCGTGCCGGAGGAAAACATCCGCCTCGTCGTGGTGGTCCACGGCAAGGCTTCGCTCGAACTGCTGAGCGCGGACGACAACCCCTCGCGCGCGCTCGTCGAGGCGCTGCTCGCCGAGGACGTGCGCTTCGTGTTGTGCGGCCAGAGCGCGGTCGCCTACGGCATTGCGTCGGAAGACCTCATCCCCGGCGTCGAGATGTCGCTTTCGGCGATGACGGCCCACGCGGTGCTGCAGCAGCGCGGCTATACGGTGAACCCGTTTTGA
- the ruvB gene encoding Holliday junction branch migration DNA helicase RuvB, which translates to MTDPAPLHSPAPQPGDPDAALRPKSLGEFIGQEAARDNLRVFIESAKGRGEAMDHTLFFGPPGLGKTTLAQIVAGELGVGFRATSGPVIAKAGDLAALLTNLEPHDVLFIDEIHRLNPVVEEVLYPAMEDRALDIIIGEGPSARSVRIDLPPFTLIGATTRQGLLTTPLRDRFGIPVRLNFYTHDELDLVVTRGARLLGLAIEPEGAREIARRSRGTPRVAGRLLRRVRDFAHVAQQGTVTKAMADDALTRLEIDRLGLDAMDRRYLTMIATTYKGGPVGVETLAAGLAEPRDTVEEVVEPYLIQLGLLARTARGRVLNDAGWEHLGLTPPGRPAHGQIGMFGEDD; encoded by the coding sequence GTGACTGATCCTGCCCCCCTCCATTCCCCCGCGCCGCAGCCCGGCGACCCGGACGCCGCGCTGCGCCCCAAATCGCTCGGCGAGTTCATCGGGCAGGAGGCCGCGCGCGATAACCTGCGGGTCTTCATCGAGAGCGCCAAGGGCCGGGGGGAGGCGATGGACCATACGCTCTTCTTCGGTCCGCCCGGCCTCGGCAAGACCACGCTCGCGCAGATCGTTGCGGGCGAGCTCGGGGTCGGTTTCCGCGCGACCTCCGGCCCCGTCATCGCCAAGGCGGGCGACCTTGCCGCGCTGCTCACCAATCTCGAACCGCACGACGTCCTCTTCATCGACGAGATCCACCGGCTCAATCCGGTGGTCGAGGAAGTGCTCTATCCCGCGATGGAGGACCGCGCGCTCGACATCATCATCGGCGAGGGGCCCTCGGCGCGCTCCGTCAGGATCGACCTGCCGCCCTTTACCCTGATCGGCGCGACCACGCGGCAAGGGCTGCTGACGACGCCGCTGCGCGACCGTTTCGGGATTCCCGTCAGGCTCAATTTCTACACCCACGACGAGCTCGACCTCGTCGTCACGCGCGGGGCGCGATTGCTCGGCCTTGCCATCGAGCCCGAGGGCGCGCGCGAGATCGCCCGCCGAAGCCGCGGGACGCCGAGGGTCGCCGGGCGGCTGCTGCGGCGCGTGCGCGACTTCGCCCATGTCGCGCAGCAAGGCACGGTGACGAAGGCGATGGCCGACGACGCGCTCACCCGGCTGGAGATCGATCGGCTCGGGCTCGACGCGATGGACCGGCGCTATCTCACCATGATCGCGACCACCTACAAGGGCGGCCCTGTGGGGGTGGAGACGCTCGCCGCAGGACTGGCGGAGCCGCGCGACACGGTCGAGGAAGTGGTCGAGCCCTATCTCATTCAGCTCGGCCTGCTCGCCCGCACCGCGCGCGGGCGGGTGCTCAACGATGCGGGCTGGGAGCATCTCGGCCTGACACCGCCGGGGCGGCCTGCGCACGGCCAGATCGGGATGTTCGGCGAGGACGACTGA
- a CDS encoding rhodanese-like domain-containing protein: protein MRTALFLPLVALAACAPSDESGEEKRAPATPFGFELASAQEGIAAPVSPVIDLAPAELRARLGTGAVRLIDVRTDAEVAEGIIPGAEHIALDRFDPAALALSEDEVVVLYCRSGRRSGIAAERLAAHTGEPAAHLAGGILAWQQADGEIVRPE from the coding sequence ATGCGAACCGCGCTTTTCCTGCCCCTTGTCGCCCTGGCGGCCTGTGCGCCTTCGGACGAAAGCGGCGAGGAAAAGCGCGCTCCGGCAACGCCTTTCGGTTTCGAACTCGCCTCCGCGCAGGAAGGCATCGCCGCGCCGGTATCCCCGGTCATCGACCTTGCCCCGGCAGAATTGCGCGCGCGACTCGGGACCGGCGCCGTGCGCCTGATCGACGTGCGCACCGATGCCGAAGTGGCCGAAGGGATCATCCCGGGGGCCGAACATATCGCGCTCGATCGCTTCGACCCGGCCGCGCTTGCGTTGTCGGAAGACGAAGTGGTGGTGCTCTATTGCCGCTCGGGACGCCGCTCGGGCATCGCGGCGGAGCGGCTGGCGGCGCACACCGGCGAACCGGCGGCGCATCTCGCAGGCGGCATCCTTGCGTGGCAGCAGGCTGACGGAGAGATCGTCCGGCCCGAATAG
- the acnA gene encoding aconitate hydratase AcnA: protein MTDTGKDTLGTRSTLTVGGKDYAYYSLAKAAEKLGDVSRLPISMKVLLENMLRFEDGGFTVGEDDIQAIIDWQKDPKTGSEIQYRPARVLLQDFTGVPCVVDLAAMRDAIKKLGGDTAKINPQVPVNLVIDHSVMVDEFGHPKAMEHNMALEYERNAERYDFLKWGSKSFENFSAVPPGTGICHQVNLEHIAKGVWSSEGPDGQMVAYPDTCVGTDSHTTMINGLGVLGWGVGGIEAEAAMLGQPISMLIPEVVGFKLEGRMAEGVTATDLVLTCVQMLREVGVVGRFVEFYGPGVANLTLADRATIANMAPEYGATCGFFGIDEATIDYLRLTGRSEETIALVEAYSKEQGMWFDPEAEPVFTKTLELDMASVVPSLAGPKRPQDKVILPEVDELFNRDLKSIYKKDKPLRVGVEGANHDIGDGDVVIAAITSCTNTSNPDVLIAAGLVAKKANERGLKPKPWVKTSLAPGSQVVTDYLVKSGLQEHLDAIGFDLVGYGCTTCIGNSGPLAPPISNAINENDIVAASVLSGNRNFEGRVSPDVRANFLASPPLVVAYALKGTVTEDITETPIGTDKDGKDVMLADLWPTNAEIAEHRAANIDRSMFEARYANVYDGDEHWQAITVEPSDTYKWRAGSTYVANPPYFDGMDMTPAPVTDIVDAKPLAILGDSVTTDHISPAGSIKEDSPAGSYLISNQVQKKDFNSYGSRRGNHEVMMRGTFANIRIRNEMVPGVEGGYTTYNGEKMPIYDAAMKHKADGTPLVVVAGKEYGTGSSRDWAAKGTILLGVRAVIVESFERIHRSNLVGMGVLPLQFKDGDTRETLGLTAEDTFSIKGLADLTPAQDVEIEVTRKDGTKFTFTALCRIDTANEMEYYRNGGILHYVLRKLAA, encoded by the coding sequence ATGACCGATACCGGCAAGGACACGCTGGGCACCCGCTCGACGCTCACCGTGGGCGGCAAGGACTACGCCTATTACTCGCTCGCCAAGGCGGCGGAGAAGCTGGGCGACGTGTCGCGCCTGCCGATCTCGATGAAGGTCTTGCTCGAGAATATGCTGCGTTTCGAGGACGGGGGCTTTACCGTCGGCGAGGACGATATCCAGGCGATCATCGACTGGCAGAAGGATCCCAAGACCGGCTCGGAAATCCAGTATCGCCCCGCACGCGTGCTGCTGCAGGACTTCACCGGCGTGCCCTGCGTGGTCGACCTCGCCGCGATGCGCGATGCGATCAAGAAGCTGGGCGGCGACACCGCCAAGATCAATCCGCAGGTTCCCGTCAACCTCGTGATCGACCACTCGGTCATGGTCGACGAATTCGGCCATCCCAAGGCGATGGAACACAACATGGCGCTCGAATACGAGCGCAATGCGGAACGCTACGACTTCCTCAAGTGGGGTTCGAAGAGCTTCGAGAACTTCTCCGCCGTGCCTCCCGGCACGGGCATCTGCCACCAGGTGAACCTCGAACACATCGCCAAGGGCGTGTGGTCGTCCGAAGGGCCGGACGGGCAGATGGTCGCCTATCCCGACACCTGCGTCGGCACGGACAGCCACACCACGATGATCAACGGTCTCGGCGTGCTCGGCTGGGGCGTTGGCGGGATCGAGGCCGAGGCCGCGATGCTCGGCCAGCCGATTTCGATGCTGATCCCCGAAGTCGTCGGCTTCAAGCTCGAAGGCCGCATGGCCGAGGGCGTCACCGCGACCGACCTCGTGCTGACCTGCGTGCAGATGCTGCGCGAAGTCGGCGTCGTCGGCCGCTTCGTCGAATTCTACGGGCCGGGCGTCGCCAACCTCACGCTCGCCGACCGCGCGACCATCGCCAACATGGCCCCCGAATACGGCGCGACCTGCGGCTTCTTCGGCATCGACGAGGCGACCATCGACTACCTGCGCCTCACCGGTCGCTCGGAAGAGACCATCGCGCTCGTCGAAGCCTATTCGAAGGAGCAGGGGATGTGGTTCGACCCCGAGGCCGAGCCGGTCTTCACCAAGACGCTCGAACTCGACATGGCCAGCGTCGTCCCCAGCCTTGCAGGCCCCAAGCGCCCGCAGGACAAGGTCATCCTCCCCGAGGTGGACGAGCTGTTCAACCGCGACCTCAAGTCGATCTACAAGAAGGACAAGCCGCTGCGCGTGGGCGTCGAGGGCGCGAACCACGACATCGGCGACGGCGACGTGGTGATTGCCGCCATCACCAGCTGCACCAACACCTCGAACCCGGACGTGCTGATCGCCGCCGGCCTCGTCGCCAAGAAGGCGAACGAGCGCGGGCTCAAGCCCAAGCCGTGGGTCAAGACCAGCCTCGCGCCGGGATCGCAGGTGGTCACCGACTACCTCGTGAAGTCCGGCCTGCAGGAGCATCTCGACGCGATCGGCTTCGACCTCGTCGGCTATGGCTGCACCACCTGCATCGGCAATTCCGGCCCGCTCGCCCCGCCGATTTCCAATGCGATCAACGAAAACGACATTGTCGCGGCATCGGTCCTTTCGGGTAATCGCAATTTCGAAGGTCGCGTTTCGCCCGACGTGCGCGCCAACTTCCTCGCCTCGCCGCCGCTGGTCGTCGCCTATGCGCTCAAGGGCACGGTGACCGAGGACATCACCGAAACCCCGATCGGCACGGACAAGGACGGCAAGGACGTGATGCTCGCCGACCTGTGGCCGACCAATGCCGAGATCGCCGAACACCGTGCGGCCAATATCGACCGTTCGATGTTCGAGGCGCGCTACGCCAACGTCTATGACGGCGACGAGCACTGGCAGGCGATCACGGTCGAACCGTCAGACACCTACAAGTGGCGCGCCGGGTCCACCTATGTCGCCAACCCGCCCTATTTCGACGGGATGGACATGACCCCGGCGCCGGTCACCGACATCGTGGATGCAAAGCCGCTCGCGATCCTCGGCGACAGCGTGACCACCGACCACATCTCGCCCGCAGGGTCGATCAAGGAAGACAGCCCGGCGGGCTCCTACCTGATCTCGAACCAGGTGCAGAAGAAGGACTTCAACTCCTACGGCTCGCGCCGCGGCAACCACGAAGTGATGATGCGCGGCACCTTCGCCAACATCCGCATCCGCAACGAGATGGTCCCCGGAGTCGAGGGCGGTTACACCACCTATAACGGCGAGAAGATGCCGATCTACGACGCCGCGATGAAGCACAAGGCGGACGGCACGCCGCTCGTCGTCGTCGCGGGCAAGGAATACGGCACCGGCTCTTCGCGCGACTGGGCGGCCAAGGGCACGATCCTGCTGGGCGTGCGCGCGGTGATCGTCGAAAGCTTCGAGCGCATCCACCGCTCGAACCTCGTCGGCATGGGCGTGCTGCCGCTCCAGTTCAAGGACGGCGACACGCGCGAGACGCTCGGCCTCACCGCCGAGGACACTTTCTCGATCAAGGGTCTTGCCGACCTCACCCCCGCGCAGGACGTGGAAATCGAAGTCACCCGCAAGGACGGGACGAAATTCACTTTCACCGCGCTCTGCCGTATCGATACGGCGAACGAAATGGAGTATTATCGCAACGGCGGCATCCTCCACTACGTGCTGCGCAAGCTGGCGGCCTGA
- a CDS encoding DMT family transporter, whose translation MSAAPPDPKRLAPFAAAFAGVGFLALMDAFMKGSALVTGAYTATMLRSFIGAALIAPFWLARGPSWPRGTLLKLHLERGIISAFMALSFFYALTKLPLAEAIALSFIAPLLALYFAHLLLGEKIRREAIAASLLGLAGTLVIVGGRIGEGEFDADAAYGLAALAFSAVLYAYGFIVIRRQSQLAGPVEIATFHSGIGGLVLLVFAPFAWETPGLEVMGGIAAAGVLTVAGSMAIAWAYAREEAQALVPIEYSGFLWASLFGWLFFREAVTLPTLAGAGLIVAGCWLVTRRAPPSAPNDPAANPSTDPTNV comes from the coding sequence ATGTCCGCCGCGCCGCCCGATCCGAAACGCCTCGCGCCCTTCGCCGCCGCTTTCGCGGGCGTGGGATTTCTCGCGCTGATGGACGCCTTCATGAAAGGGTCCGCGCTCGTCACCGGGGCCTACACCGCGACCATGCTGCGCTCCTTCATCGGAGCGGCGCTGATCGCGCCCTTCTGGCTGGCGCGAGGGCCGTCATGGCCGCGGGGCACTCTGCTCAAGCTGCATCTCGAACGCGGGATCATCTCGGCCTTCATGGCGCTGTCCTTCTTCTATGCGTTGACCAAGCTGCCGCTGGCCGAGGCGATCGCGCTGTCCTTCATCGCCCCGCTGCTCGCGCTCTATTTCGCGCACCTCCTGCTCGGCGAGAAGATAAGGCGCGAGGCGATTGCTGCGAGCCTGCTGGGCCTTGCGGGCACGCTGGTGATCGTCGGCGGGCGGATCGGCGAAGGCGAATTCGACGCGGACGCCGCCTATGGCCTTGCAGCCCTCGCCTTTTCCGCCGTGCTCTATGCCTACGGCTTCATCGTCATCCGCCGCCAGAGCCAGCTCGCCGGCCCGGTCGAGATCGCGACCTTCCATTCGGGCATCGGCGGGCTGGTCCTGCTCGTCTTCGCGCCGTTCGCATGGGAAACGCCGGGGCTGGAGGTCATGGGCGGGATCGCGGCGGCTGGCGTGCTGACGGTCGCGGGATCGATGGCGATCGCCTGGGCCTATGCGCGCGAGGAGGCGCAGGCGCTCGTGCCCATCGAATATTCCGGGTTCCTGTGGGCGAGCCTGTTCGGCTGGCTGTTCTTCCGCGAGGCGGTGACCCTGCCGACGCTCGCCGGCGCGGGGCTGATCGTGGCGGGCTGCTGGCTCGTCACCCGCCGCGCGCCGCCGTCGGCCCCGAACGATCCCGCCGCCAACCCTTCAACCGATCCGACAAACGTCTGA
- a CDS encoding L,D-transpeptidase family protein: MKYRVNLLAGGLAALALGLVAGTGGAAAQERPAENLLPEEPEQASEADASFDEAFPRMISDPVVQGDLEPPGPLVQPWSIAHAEKLAVFIEGIAAEGLDPRDYDLQALRTALASGPSQELDEIASRNFVWLVEDLRDGRTPMEARKQWFVFDPDRDRYRTGDLLEKALETGDIAGTLESLNPTYPDYARLRDELAATPQEDAERRKLIRANMDRWRWLPRDLGQLYLITNVPEYQLRLTVGDKALKTYRTIVGKPGRTATPQLAEMVEGVVFNPTWTVPQSIVKGEGLGARVLANPAWARAKGYKATKGANGYISVVQQPGPTNSLGRVKLEMPNPHAIFFHDTPSRHLFAQDERALSHGCIRTERALELGMTLAILGKGATRDEAVEISTSGEYTKVEIDRKIPAYITYFTYGTNVDGEMTEFEDIYGRDAPVLASLDQPRVRDRSNVIDDEVIVIENDPRDEG, encoded by the coding sequence ATGAAATATCGCGTGAACCTGCTGGCGGGCGGCCTCGCCGCGCTGGCGCTCGGCCTTGTCGCTGGGACGGGCGGGGCGGCCGCGCAGGAGCGCCCGGCGGAGAATCTCCTTCCCGAAGAGCCAGAGCAGGCAAGCGAAGCGGACGCGAGTTTCGACGAAGCCTTCCCGCGCATGATCTCCGACCCCGTGGTGCAGGGCGATCTCGAGCCGCCCGGCCCGCTGGTGCAGCCCTGGAGCATCGCCCATGCGGAAAAACTCGCCGTCTTCATCGAAGGGATCGCCGCCGAGGGGCTCGACCCGCGCGACTATGATCTGCAGGCTCTCAGGACCGCGCTCGCTTCGGGCCCGTCGCAGGAGCTCGACGAAATAGCCTCGCGCAATTTCGTCTGGCTGGTCGAGGACCTGCGTGACGGGCGCACCCCGATGGAGGCGCGCAAGCAGTGGTTCGTGTTCGATCCCGACCGCGACCGCTACCGCACCGGCGACCTGCTCGAAAAGGCGCTGGAGACGGGCGACATCGCGGGCACGCTCGAAAGCCTCAATCCGACCTATCCGGACTATGCCCGCCTGCGCGACGAACTCGCCGCGACCCCGCAAGAGGACGCCGAACGCCGCAAGCTGATCCGTGCCAACATGGACCGCTGGCGCTGGCTGCCGCGCGATCTCGGCCAGCTTTACCTCATCACCAATGTCCCCGAATACCAGCTTCGCCTGACGGTCGGGGACAAGGCGCTGAAGACCTACCGCACCATCGTCGGCAAGCCGGGCCGCACCGCGACGCCGCAACTGGCCGAAATGGTCGAGGGCGTGGTGTTCAACCCGACCTGGACCGTGCCGCAGAGCATCGTAAAGGGCGAGGGGCTGGGCGCGCGCGTGCTGGCGAATCCCGCCTGGGCGCGGGCCAAGGGCTACAAGGCGACGAAGGGCGCGAACGGCTATATCTCGGTCGTGCAGCAGCCCGGGCCGACCAATTCGCTGGGTCGGGTGAAGCTGGAAATGCCGAACCCGCACGCGATCTTCTTCCACGACACGCCCTCGCGCCACCTCTTCGCGCAAGACGAGCGCGCGCTGTCGCACGGCTGCATCCGCACCGAGCGCGCGCTGGAGCTCGGTATGACGCTGGCGATCCTCGGCAAGGGCGCGACCCGCGACGAGGCGGTGGAGATCTCGACCTCGGGCGAATACACGAAGGTGGAGATCGACCGGAAGATCCCGGCCTACATCACCTATTTCACCTACGGCACGAACGTCGACGGCGAGATGACCGAGTTCGAGGACATCTACGGGCGCGACGCCCCGGTGCTGGCGAGCCTCGACCAGCCGCGCGTGCGCGACCGCAGCAATGTCATCGACGACGAGGTGATCGTGATCGAGAACGACCCGAGGGACGAGGGCTAG